One Lepisosteus oculatus isolate fLepOcu1 chromosome 12, fLepOcu1.hap2, whole genome shotgun sequence genomic window, attgatctgaccCAGCCTTTGCTTGacagaaaccagggtatcggcttcagcagTCTGTCTAGGTAACCTGTTCCACAATCCTGTGTATAAaaaaagtgtctcctgttctcagctttaaatgcacttctgctCACTTTCCCCTTGTGTCCTCTGATGTGTGTTTTAAGTTCAGGTGATTCTGAACTCAGTTTAACTTTGTctatgcctttgaggatttgaaTACTCGAATCAAGTCCCATCAGAGTCACCAAAATGCATTACTTCTTTTGTCTAGAAGCAGTAAAATAGGGTGAGGCGTATCTTTGATTCATTCTGCAGAtggtgactttttaaaaaatctttttaactGTAGTTCTTAGCCTACCACACCCAGCTCCTCATAGGGAACCGAAAGCACTCCATCAGCCCTGAGGAGTACGTGTTCGGGGCTCTGTCACTCTACATCGACATCGTCCAGATCTTCCtgttcctgctgcagctgatCGGGTCCTCGCGATGAGAACAGCAGGCCCATCCAGCTGTGGGCTGCAACGCAGCCATAACAAAGCAGACGTGTTTACTTTTGCTAGATGTATACCTAAGCTGTTTTTCTAAATCGCCTGTTCAAAGGTCATCTGGTAATTTACATTTATACCAAGTGTGAATTTGTATAGGTTAATATTGGTTATTAGAACTTTGTAGATATTCTATTCAATTATaacttaaaatgtcattttatagttattttttcagaagaaTTATGCTAGGTCTGTTGTTTTTTCCGTTGAGATTTGTTAGTCAATTTACTGCAGCATTATGTTACATAAAATAGAATGTTTGCATTTTGATTTGATGCCATCTTTTGAATGCTTATTTTAATTGGACATCTAATGTGGTTGAAAGGTCAGGGGTCTTTTCTATAAAAATTGATCACATTTGCTCTTAAAAGGGAATTTAACAAAAGAAGCCAACAATGATGGCTAAATTTAAACAGCAGTGGAAGAGTTATTTTGTTATACGAGGTATAAATGCACCACAGAGTTTACATACTACAATTGCTTCTATATAGAGGGGTactcaataaatattttacccGAGTTTAGtattaagacatactgtacattatgtttATCCAGTATTTTTAGTAGGGGCTAATAATTAAGGTTTGATTTTGGTGTTTTACTGTTTGTGCTTCTGTTCTACATGCTATGTGTTGATCTCATCcatataaaatgcatttaagaaaaCCAtctatatgttttatattttatgtgctACTGAAGCTTTACTGTCTtgtattcatgtttttgttcttAGCTTGTCCtaattaaaatagaaacaatTATATATAAGAAATCGTAATGAATTCTTAAACCctatcattttaataaatatttgtaaaaatgcattattGATTTTTCCAtcccatttttttccccaagaaaaatatataataccaAGATATTTAACAGACATTTATTCAAAGCAGTGCAGAGACTGTGTGAAAAATTAGGCAGCAACAAACTCTACAGACCTGTATACAATAAGGCAACCCTGTTTTTAACGCCTCACCAAAGAGTAGACCCCACTGAGGTTCAGTAACTTGCTCGGAACAGTCTGTGGCACAACCAGCATCTGAACCATGAACCCTTGATACTGTCACAAGCACATTACCTTAACCTCTGCATCTCACACATACTATTCCCATCAGATAAGTTTTCAGAGTTTAGAAATTCAATGATATCTGTTTCATACTGTGAAAAGAAACtccacatttcttttttagtttCTGTAACCAAAAACGCTTACACTTCAACACAGCATTAACTGCATTGTGTGTCATGTCTGGGAAAACACCTGTCCTTCACAGGTAGTTTGAAGGGTGGTTACTAAAGGTTTGATATAGTAGTCACATTAGGAAAGTTTAATACTTTGTCCATTTTTGAGGTGTGATTAATTAGCTCTCATAGACAGGGTTCTACAATAGTGGTAGTGTGGTTATTGTAAAGGTTTTTGAACAGTAAGAAATTAGCTTTTTGAAAACAAGTTCAGTATGTATTGAGGAGGAAGGGGCTATAACACTTGTAACAGTGTTCAAACTGTGTTGGTGGTTATTGAGTTTTCTGGGCTGTTTTGTATCTTTCACTGTCATAGTCTCCTTCGTTTGCAGCCTTCATCCTCTGCCgaattttcagttgttttaagcgGTTCTTATCTACTTCTCTCTTTGCAAGGAGAAATGTGATTATACCCGATGGCAAGCCAATGAtcctaaaaataaagcaaagagAAATGTGTGTAAATGCCAATGCATTTCAGAAACTGAAAACATTCCATCTTTCCTCATTATCTGCTTTTATTAAAGATCTCCATCTCATTTTATAGAATGACAGATTTAAAAGATCTGCAATTTTCCTTAAGTAGAAAAACAATAATGCATTTGTTGTTTAACTGTTTTGTAGCACTAGTCTAAAGGGGCAAGGCACTGCTGAAAGCTTCGTCATATAATTAAGATTGAAATTATCAACACAACAATGAAAGAAATCAATGTATGATTCAAAGCATGCACAATATATGAAATTGATTATATTAAATAACCAGTAGTTTGAAAGATCAAACTTCAGAACGTAAAAAGcttacaaatgaaaggaagcCATCAGACCACACAGCAATAGTCTATAAGCACAGCTTCACTGCACTTCATGCTATTTATATATGAAGTGCAAATTGCCAAAGGAGGAAACTCCAAACCGTTTgcacataaattaaaaacaaacagggaCACGTCAAACCTAATAACGATTTTGACAAAGCTTATCCGCTACACCACATGTACATGTAGAAGAAAAACAAGAGTTGTCTCAAAAAGCTTTGCAGAGCTTCCACAATAATGCAAGTTATTACCAGGCGAGCCCAACTTTCATCATGGGGTTCTTGGCCTTGCGTTTGGGAATGTACTCCGGCTGGCCGTGCACTGGCATTCCGGGATCTGTTCTGGAACACCTCAGCGTACTTCCATGATGACAATGGAAGTGCTTCCAGGTCTGCAGGACGAGAGCGGGACTCGGCATGGAAACAGCTGGTGCCGAGAGCAGAGGTCTCTGGAGAATCTTCTTTGTGAAGAGTTTACATGcgcctgaaaataaaatgaaaggcaTCTACATGTGCTTATTGAGCTGTACATGCCATAAGGCtgctgagtccaaggttgtactccctgttcactcacgagtgcacagcaagacacagcagcaaccacatcattaggtttgcagatgacaccactgtAATAGGCCTGATCATTGATGATGACGAGACCACTTACAGGGGTGAGGTGGTACAGCTGctgaggtggtgtcatagcaatatcCTGGACCTGAATGTGAATAAAACACAatagctaatagtggactttcggagacacaggctgcacactcacagcccactcagtattgatgggaTGGAAGTGGAAaaagtcaccagctttaggtttttgagaATTCACATTTCTAATTACCTAACCTGGACAGTGAGCGTGGACATTATCTTGAAGAAGACTCAGCAGCACCTTTATTTCCTGAGGtacctcaagcgatgggggatgccagtacctgtgttggtgaacttctaccgctgcaccatcgagagagtcctcaccaacgggatcaccatgtggtatggcaacacctcttctcgagagagaaaggcactgcagagaatggtgaatgtggcccagaagatcaccAGCTGTGGTCTCaccaagattaaacagctctatgaggaccgctgccgtggtagaattctggccattaCAGATGATAGTCACCATCCTGgccatgagctcttcaccccactgccctcaggcaagagacaCATGAGCATACAGACACTTACcaccagattcttcaatagcttctacccacaagcagtgcgactagcgaacacatttagcaatgcccctcggaccacacctacaccatctaccttATTATAATTTCTTGTGTATTGCACATCTCGAGTCATCGTTTACACGTCTGtaatgtttacttgtacattgcctactgtttgtatattgtcttgatgcagtCTGCACTTTGAGTTTTTACactttaacaatcgagagactttctgaaggaattccattgtaccagttatatgtaccggttacatatagcaataaagttcaagttcaagttaatGAGCAGGATTCACCGCTTCAAATAGCAACTTGCATGAGCTCTTGTTTTCGTCCGTGGCGAGACTagtggtttgaaaaaaaatggagaCCGTAAAGTACTTTCACACGCTTTACGATTTTGTGCTTGATTTgtaaattataaaatgtttgcGATCCcgtaaattaattttgtttccgAGATTTAATAACAGGTCGGAGAAGTTAGGACCGCTGTTTCCTTTCAAGATAACTCTTGCCAGTGCAGAAGTGGAAACTCCTTCCTTTGGGTTGCTAATGACTTAAACTCAAGACTAccttatgttaaaaaaacagttaaattattcgtgtgtgaatttcatgGCAAAGTAAGTTCATTGACTCTTTAAGCTGACTATGCTGCCCAAGCTAAATCCTGGCTTCTAAAAACGTCTGGATAAGACCCTTGTATCACTTAGATGCCAgcaaccaaacaaaatgtaccgAATGACCCCTTCTTTTGAAAACTTCATGTTGCAATAGACCTTCCAACTAACCTCCAGCAGCTCTGAGGCGAATACTCATCCGTCCAATGGTCGCCGCCATCTTTAATGTATAACTTCCCAGAAAGCACCGCTCTTCCGCACTCCGCCTGTCTTCCGGGACTGAGTCCTGATCGCAGCACGCAGGCGCAAGTGCTGAACGTGTCGCCCGTCAGCTTCGCTCAAGTTTTGCCTCAAACAAACCCGTACCTGAACCTGCTGCTGTTCTAGGTTAAGTTTAGGCTACTTAAAAGAAGCCAATAATTCACATCTATATTTTTCTGGGGCAGCTGTACAGTCTTACTTCTCTGCAATTTAGTCTGTAAAGCTCCTTAAAATGAAAGATTATCAAGCTAGTCTAgaactagttcaggtggggagctgcgtcagcatgcgtaggctgcaaaggaacaataggtttattccctgctgaaaagagaacaaaaacacAGGTGTGAGTGCAAAGCTGTGTCAATAAATGGGGCAGGTGTTACCGGGAGCTGCGCTGTTACCGAAAACTCCCGATCATTTAAAACAGCTGTTCCGAGTCTTCACTAGGTTGTGCATGGTCAATGCACTCGGTATACAATGATAGAATTGTATTGTCACTACTTAGCATAAttgctttaaataaataaaaaatgaatataaaaatattaacatgCTGCCCAGAATATACGTGGACTGCTAAACGAGTTGGAAGTCTGCTTTAACAATCGACTGAAAAAAACGTACCCACATATACATGAGTAAACCGCAGGACGACAATGTGCTTTAACGATCGATCAGCGTCACCTATAAACCCTTAAGGACTAGTGAAAAGTAGCTCGGGCCTTCTGTAAACACTAGTCTTCAGCGTTTTAACCAGGAAACAAAATTATAGCGACATCATGACAATTACAGGGTACActagacatacagatgcagtatGAGCAGATCTGCTCAGCCTTGTGCCATATGAATGCTGTATTTAAATTTCAACTCAACGAAGCTACCGACTGCATGCATCAATTGATCAATACTTTTCCTGAAAATAAATCTGATATATGCCTATAAGTTCAGTAAGCACAGGGCAGCAGTGTTTAGGGTTGAACACTTACAAGTTGGGAAACTGCacattcaaatacagttttctgTCCATTGAAACTAAATGGcggaaaaaaacaggacattacaCTTCAGATACGAGAAGacaattcattaaaaattaTGTCACACACAAGAAACAGCCAAGTTTTTAAATTATCTAAAAGAA contains:
- the LOC138241993 gene encoding uncharacterized protein, with the protein product MAATIGRMSIRLRAAGGACKLFTKKILQRPLLSAPAVSMPSPALVLQTWKHFHCHHGSTLRCSRTDPGMPVHGQPEYIPKRKAKNPMMKVGLAWIIGLPSGIITFLLAKREVDKNRLKQLKIRQRMKAANEGDYDSERYKTAQKTQ